In Actinomadura luteofluorescens, the sequence CTCGGGTGGCAGCGGGCCGAACTCGCGGATCTGCGCGAGCCGTTCGGAGGTCGGGTTCAGGCCGCAAAGCCGCAGCGCCGTCTCGGCCTCGCGCTTCTCGTTCAGCTTCAGCACCAGCACCCGGCTGAGGTAGGACTCCAGGTCCTTGGTGACCACGTCCGCGATCCGCTGGGTGAGGAACACCGGCATGATGTTCAGCGACCGGCCCTCACGGGAGATGCGCTGCAGCGAGGCCAGTCCCTCGGCCTGCGACAGGAAGGTCCACGCCTCGTCCACGATCAGCACGCCCGAGCGGTTGGCGATGAGGATCTCCAGCGAGGCGCGGATGACCAGGCGCACCGCCGCCAGCGCGATGCGCTCCGACACCGAGTACTCGCTCGGCGTCTTGCCCTCCGGCAGGCCGAGCTCGCGGTCGAAGTCGACCAGCGTGAGCCGCTGCGACATGTCCAGGCGGGGCAGCGGCTGGAGGGCGATGCCGAGGGAGAACATGGAGGACGCCTCCATCTGCTGCTCCACCAGGCTGCGCACCCGCTCCGCGTCGTCGCCGGGGACGTACTTCAGGGCGTCCCAGACGCAGCGCGCGCCGTTCAGCGCGCCCCGCTTCAGCCCGGAGCCGAGCGCGAGGCGCTCCGACAGCGTCAGCCCGTCGCGGGAGTCGTCCAGCGCGGACAGGATGTGCACGTTCGCGATCTCGGCCGCGATCGTCGGCGGCGCGTACCGGAACGGGTCGAAGGCCCCGGGCGACTCCTCCAGCGCCGACATCGACACCCGGCCGGCGGGGATCCCCAGCCGCTGGACGTAGTCCACCATCCCGTAGAGCGAGTCGCCGCCCTTCGGGTTCACGAAGATCACCGGTAGGCCGTTCAGCGCGGCCTGGGTGGCGACGGACTGCGCGAAGAAGGTCTTGCCGCTGCCCGGGTCTCCGAAGATCCCGAAGACCGGCGGCAGGTTCTTGCGGGGGGCGCCGAGCGGGTCGACGAAGAACGGCGTGCCGTCCGGGTCGATGAGCCCGCCGTAGACGCCGAGGTCGTCACCGAGGTCGGAGAACGCCTGGAGCCCCGCGTGCGACACCATCGGCACGTTGACGTCCTGCAGGAACGGGTTCACCCGGACGGAGGAGCAGGGCAGGGTCTCCTCCAGCGCCTGGATCTGCCGGTGCTCCAGCGCCTTCATCTGGATCCCGTAGTACTGGGCCAGGAACTCCATGTAGGTCTCGGTGGCGTCGGTCATCTCCCGCGCCATGATGAAGCTGCACCGGGCCAGCATGGGCTGGTTGGAGTTCGCGAGGTAGTCCTCGACCTCCTTGGCCTGCTGGAAGGTCTGGGAGAGCTCGACCTTCTCCAGGTCCTGGGTCTT encodes:
- a CDS encoding ATP-binding protein; the protein is MVNLRAALGRLTGTSRAGRSEADTATMWTTPYAWRTSDGVYVGYNGEVWIYRTVRLSPMKWEDPAEQLSMAAPLSRLLGDLGRTSRQPVGGLATLSNNRNIHLVSITWDDLVTPPKENTDELRAYQAEAFGFLAPKRVLFVGVQLRSSLMDKTSRAGKGSQGGMGTVKALTDLVKDSMADDVPDLSDYQKDMEHIVSIFKRADAQEPTRQELDQLESWYNLGRGPDAVIEEMPTRLDVTGIGELEMAAVMRFDQPIMPSPDAQWALDVISHPGDAPHVISIRAELEPANLTRARARRAQRRIMSNMEEERKTQDLEKVELSQTFQQAKEVEDYLANSNQPMLARCSFIMAREMTDATETYMEFLAQYYGIQMKALEHRQIQALEETLPCSSVRVNPFLQDVNVPMVSHAGLQAFSDLGDDLGVYGGLIDPDGTPFFVDPLGAPRKNLPPVFGIFGDPGSGKTFFAQSVATQAALNGLPVIFVNPKGGDSLYGMVDYVQRLGIPAGRVSMSALEESPGAFDPFRYAPPTIAAEIANVHILSALDDSRDGLTLSERLALGSGLKRGALNGARCVWDALKYVPGDDAERVRSLVEQQMEASSMFSLGIALQPLPRLDMSQRLTLVDFDRELGLPEGKTPSEYSVSERIALAAVRLVIRASLEILIANRSGVLIVDEAWTFLSQAEGLASLQRISREGRSLNIMPVFLTQRIADVVTKDLESYLSRVLVLKLNEKREAETALRLCGLNPTSERLAQIREFGPLPPEDGKPARWARGIFRDLFGRHAQVVLGPTPPEAAEAYSTNPEDRRKREEARREREEAERAEYEAAVAAAARMGDPGATAPPGQNGVAPGQDIGAAPHTGHDVTAAPPQTGEENPWLVG